A segment of the Echinicola strongylocentroti genome:
TGCGATCGGCCATGAGGATGCCCTCATCCACATCGTTGGTGATAAGTACGGCTGTTTTTTTGTCTTGGCTCCAGATGCGGATGATTTCTTCCTGTAAACTTCCACGAGTGAGTGCGTCCAAGGCGCTGAGTGGTTCATCCATAAGCAATATTTCAGGATTCATGGCCAATGCCCGCGCTACGGATACCCGTTGGCGCATTCCACCAGACAGCTCTTTGGGGAACTTGTCGATAGCAGGCGTGAGGTTTACCATGCCGATGTATTTCTTGATATGGCTTTCCTTTTCCTTTGAGGACATTTTGGGAAAGACTTCATCCACGGCAAGTTTTATGTTATGATACACAGACAGCCAAGGGAGCAGGGAGTAGTTTTGGAAGATGACGCCGCGGTCGGGACCCGGTCCGGTGACGGGATGCCCATGAAGAAGCACTTCACCAGTGTCCGGAAACTGCAGGCCGTTCAGAAGATTGATCAAGGTGGTCTTTCCAGACCCCGAAAAGCCTACAATGGCCACAAATTCCCCTTCTTCGACACGCAGGTTGATATTAGACAGCACATCTACTTGTGAAGCACCAGTGCCATAGGATTTTGATACATTTTTAAGTTCTATGATTGCCATAATGCTAAGCTTTTTGGAAGGTCATTAATTGCTGCACGGTAAGCATGATGCGGTCCA
Coding sequences within it:
- a CDS encoding ABC transporter ATP-binding protein, which codes for MAIIELKNVSKSYGTGASQVDVLSNINLRVEEGEFVAIVGFSGSGKTTLINLLNGLQFPDTGEVLLHGHPVTGPGPDRGVIFQNYSLLPWLSVYHNIKLAVDEVFPKMSSKEKESHIKKYIGMVNLTPAIDKFPKELSGGMRQRVSVARALAMNPEILLMDEPLSALDALTRGSLQEEIIRIWSQDKKTAVLITNDVDEGILMADRIIPLTPGPKATLGPEFTIDIERPREPSAINQNEYYKKLRNEIIEYLIEVGANRKKSGDQRYILPDLQPVMPGRIFPGIKRKSEKIKYF